From the genome of Methylocystis bryophila, one region includes:
- a CDS encoding Maf family nucleotide pyrophosphatase, giving the protein MTPQPVPARPRLVLASASPRRLALLQQAGLEVDALLPAEIDETPQRGEAPRFLAQRLATRKAEVANKIKNNQPELVGAYLIAADTVVAVGRRVLPKCETRDEAEDCLHLLSGRQHRVYTAVSLITPRGAERRRLAEARIRFKRLSSAEIAAYLATDEWRGKAGGYAIQGRAGIFVATVVGSYSAVVGLPLYETYALLSGEGFPALDFWEP; this is encoded by the coding sequence TTGACACCCCAGCCCGTCCCCGCGCGACCCCGGCTTGTTCTCGCCTCCGCCTCGCCTCGGCGCCTTGCGCTGTTGCAGCAGGCGGGTCTCGAGGTGGACGCGCTGCTTCCAGCCGAGATCGATGAAACGCCGCAACGGGGCGAAGCGCCGCGATTTCTCGCGCAGCGCCTGGCGACCCGTAAGGCGGAGGTTGCGAACAAGATCAAGAACAACCAGCCCGAGCTCGTCGGCGCCTATCTCATCGCGGCCGACACAGTCGTCGCCGTCGGCCGGCGCGTCCTGCCGAAATGCGAGACACGCGATGAGGCGGAAGACTGTTTGCATCTTCTGTCGGGGCGCCAGCACCGCGTTTACACGGCGGTGAGCCTGATCACTCCGCGCGGCGCCGAGCGCCGCCGGCTGGCTGAAGCGCGCATCCGCTTCAAGCGCCTAAGCAGCGCCGAGATCGCGGCCTATCTCGCGACCGATGAGTGGCGCGGCAAGGCGGGAGGCTATGCGATCCAGGGCCGCGCGGGGATTTTCGTCGCGACGGTCGTCGGCTCCTATTCCGCCGTCGTCGGCCTGCCGCTCTACGAGACTTACGCCCTTCTCTCCGGCGAGGGCTTTCCGGCGCTGGATTTCTGGGAGCCGTAG
- the infA gene encoding translation initiation factor IF-1, translated as MAKEELLEFPGIVTELLPSAMFRVKLENDHEIIAHTAGKMRKNRIRVLEGDKVLVEMTPYDLTKGRITYRFR; from the coding sequence ATGGCTAAGGAAGAACTTCTAGAATTTCCGGGAATCGTGACGGAGCTGCTGCCGAGCGCGATGTTTCGCGTCAAGCTCGAGAACGACCACGAGATCATCGCCCATACCGCCGGAAAAATGCGCAAGAACAGGATCCGTGTGCTCGAGGGCGACAAGGTTCTGGTCGAGATGACTCCTTACGACCTCACCAAGGGTCGAATCACTTATCGCTTCCGATAA
- a CDS encoding CbtB domain-containing protein, with translation MPANSFSAARPAAISLAEILPWAVFGGLLLAIGFYFVGVEQGATAFFNGASVHEFVHDGRHLLGFPCH, from the coding sequence ATGCCCGCCAACTCGTTCAGCGCCGCTCGTCCCGCCGCCATTTCCCTCGCCGAGATCCTGCCCTGGGCGGTCTTCGGCGGACTGCTCTTGGCGATCGGCTTCTATTTCGTCGGCGTGGAGCAGGGCGCGACGGCCTTCTTCAACGGCGCTTCCGTGCATGAGTTCGTTCACGACGGCCGGCATCTGCTGGGCTTTCCCTGCCATTGA
- a CDS encoding CbtA family protein, with the protein MMGRLLAAGMLAGLVAGFLSFGFFKLAGEPAVERAIALERAMEAAKAKDAAEPVEPELFSRSVQSGIGLLTGVAVYGAALGGFFAIAFAVAYRRLGDFSGFATAMLLAVSGFIAVHLAPALKYPAAPPAVGAAETIGARTNLYFAFLFISLAAIIAAGVLRLRLENPLGRMKAALVSIAAYVAVMSCVAFALPGVNETPENFPAAALWQFRAASLGGQALMWAVLGLAFGAAAERLLAREEASLRPKLR; encoded by the coding sequence ATGATGGGAAGACTGCTCGCCGCCGGCATGCTCGCGGGTCTCGTCGCCGGCTTCCTCTCCTTCGGCTTCTTCAAGCTTGCGGGCGAGCCGGCCGTCGAGCGCGCCATCGCCTTAGAGCGGGCGATGGAGGCGGCCAAGGCTAAGGATGCCGCCGAGCCGGTCGAGCCCGAGCTTTTCAGCCGCAGCGTGCAGTCTGGCATCGGTCTCCTGACCGGCGTCGCTGTCTATGGCGCGGCGCTGGGCGGGTTTTTCGCCATCGCTTTCGCGGTCGCCTACCGCCGCTTGGGCGATTTCAGCGGGTTCGCGACCGCAATGCTCCTCGCGGTCTCGGGTTTTATCGCTGTCCATCTAGCGCCGGCGCTCAAATATCCGGCCGCGCCGCCCGCCGTGGGGGCCGCAGAGACGATCGGCGCCCGCACGAATCTATATTTCGCGTTTCTGTTCATTTCGCTGGCCGCCATCATCGCTGCGGGCGTGTTGCGCCTTCGACTCGAAAATCCTCTCGGGAGGATGAAAGCGGCGCTTGTCTCCATCGCCGCTTACGTCGCCGTCATGAGCTGCGTCGCTTTCGCGCTTCCCGGCGTTAACGAAACGCCCGAGAATTTTCCCGCTGCCGCGCTCTGGCAGTTTCGCGCGGCGTCGCTTGGCGGACAGGCGCTGATGTGGGCGGTGCTGGGCCTCGCCTTCGGGGCCGCCGCCGAAAGACTGCTCGCTCGCGAAGAAGCTTCGTTGCGACCGAAACTTCGCTAA
- a CDS encoding histidine phosphatase family protein has product MRLELLCSASTAGLRGGFFPTADEPLDQKGRVALARLAGRLGDYDRIVASPALSAMETARGLLLAATPEPALRDGDFGRWAGRALMEVEALEPEALALWLRNAGVAPHGGESFADVAKRVGQWMDALPEKSGVVLAITHAAVLRAAIVHALGAPSPSLLSIDVSPLGRARFARARGTWRFGALLPLKLSR; this is encoded by the coding sequence ATGCGCCTGGAGCTCCTCTGCTCGGCCTCGACGGCGGGCCTGCGCGGCGGGTTCTTCCCCACAGCGGACGAGCCGCTCGATCAAAAAGGCCGCGTCGCGCTGGCTCGATTGGCCGGACGGCTCGGAGACTACGACAGAATCGTGGCGAGCCCTGCGCTCAGCGCCATGGAGACCGCTCGGGGCCTGCTGCTCGCGGCGACGCCGGAGCCGGCTCTGCGCGACGGCGACTTCGGCCGCTGGGCGGGGCGCGCGCTCATGGAGGTCGAGGCCCTGGAGCCGGAGGCGCTCGCCCTTTGGCTCAGGAATGCGGGAGTCGCGCCACATGGCGGCGAGTCCTTTGCCGACGTGGCGAAGCGCGTTGGCCAATGGATGGACGCGCTTCCGGAGAAATCCGGCGTCGTTCTCGCGATCACACATGCAGCCGTGCTCCGCGCTGCCATCGTTCACGCGCTCGGCGCGCCGTCCCCTTCTCTGCTCTCCATAGACGTCTCGCCTCTCGGCCGGGCGAGATTCGCTCGCGCTCGCGGAACTTGGCGGTTCGGCGCGCTGCTTCCCCTTAAGCTCTCGCGTTGA
- a CDS encoding cold shock domain-containing protein translates to MAIPRVKWLNSQNGFGFIQLADGDADVFVHVNAIERAVRALAAKHPLAQNRLDAPVHVTTGRKLAEGFPDNAASVMVLLDRDHSFTRLGEADLDIIWGAYLGTKEEILVAGRLAEVMSDIVAIREETLRKHGRIADSYLLCRSETLNARA, encoded by the coding sequence ATGGCGATCCCACGCGTGAAATGGTTGAATTCTCAAAACGGCTTCGGTTTCATTCAGCTCGCTGACGGCGATGCGGATGTTTTCGTCCACGTCAACGCGATCGAGCGCGCCGTTCGGGCCTTGGCGGCAAAGCATCCTCTCGCGCAGAACCGCCTCGACGCTCCCGTTCACGTCACGACCGGACGCAAGCTTGCGGAAGGCTTTCCCGACAATGCGGCTAGCGTGATGGTTCTTCTCGATCGCGACCACTCCTTCACGCGGCTCGGCGAAGCCGATCTCGACATTATCTGGGGCGCTTATCTCGGCACGAAGGAAGAAATTCTCGTCGCCGGAAGGCTTGCCGAGGTGATGAGCGATATCGTCGCGATCCGGGAAGAAACGCTCCGCAAGCACGGCCGGATCGCCGATAGCTACCTGTTGTGCAGATCGGAAACGCTCAACGCGAGAGCTTAA
- a CDS encoding carbohydrate porin, with amino-acid sequence MGRGKKPCDFGKRLSAGRARSASLAALALALAASLISSAHAADLPSKKGAEETPGPADPWNGFYFGGHMGFAGGKSNWSGPDIWNASGLAKQIDTFTEAGSFLGGFQGGYNLLLPSHVLLGVEGDFTFPADPDVFGQSTGVTANFNSLSLGPATYMESIQAAMSLRGRVGYVFDNNWLLYATGGAAWTRNSQTLTPALTGTTDNPFFWRHGWTVGGGVEIPLIPNWTARLEYLYSYYGTKPVNFLANGETFRSDFAPQVLRFSLNYHFGETLPVPALAGFSAQPPSAWTLTDGDRVNFHAQITEVAQGYPKLRAAWDGPNSLSRVGDLRQTSDVTLYGGLRLWQGAELWINPEIDQGFGLGNTHGAAGFPSGESYKLGYAFPYVRVQRAILRQQIDLGGEKQKVEADINQFANEITENRLVFTAGKFCVVDIFDTNKYANNPKTDFLNWALINAGTFDYAGDAWGYTYGAAAEWYQGRFAARAGIFDLSATPQGAALNASSYGLDPNLSQFQVVGELEERHELFGQPGKLKVTGYLSRGRAGSFQDAVNINAGTGIDPSLALALDRRFRNRPGVSLNLEQQINDRVGFFARAGYADGGVEPWDFADIDRTAQAGVSILGKDWGRPDDTVGFAVVVNGLANSHEAYFAAGGLGILIGDGALPSYRLEKIVESYYNYALTPNIKIGLDYQAIVDPAYDGARGPANILAARLHWQF; translated from the coding sequence ATGGGACGTGGCAAAAAGCCGTGCGATTTTGGGAAGAGGCTCTCCGCGGGGCGCGCCCGATCGGCTTCGCTCGCGGCGCTGGCTCTGGCTCTGGCGGCGAGCCTGATCTCCTCCGCCCATGCGGCCGACCTCCCCTCCAAAAAGGGCGCGGAGGAAACGCCCGGGCCCGCCGATCCCTGGAACGGCTTCTATTTCGGCGGTCACATGGGTTTCGCGGGCGGCAAGTCCAACTGGTCGGGCCCGGACATCTGGAATGCGAGCGGCCTCGCCAAGCAGATCGACACCTTCACCGAGGCCGGCAGTTTCCTGGGCGGCTTTCAGGGCGGCTACAATCTTCTGCTGCCGTCGCACGTACTGCTCGGCGTCGAAGGCGACTTCACCTTTCCCGCCGATCCCGACGTTTTCGGCCAATCGACGGGCGTGACGGCAAATTTCAATTCGCTGTCGCTCGGGCCCGCGACCTACATGGAGTCCATCCAGGCTGCGATGTCGCTGCGCGGCCGCGTCGGTTATGTTTTCGACAACAACTGGCTGCTCTACGCGACCGGCGGAGCAGCCTGGACCCGCAACTCGCAGACGCTCACGCCGGCGTTGACCGGCACGACGGACAACCCGTTCTTCTGGCGACACGGCTGGACCGTCGGCGGCGGCGTCGAGATTCCGCTGATCCCGAACTGGACGGCGAGGCTCGAGTATCTCTACAGCTATTACGGAACGAAGCCCGTCAACTTCCTGGCGAATGGCGAGACGTTTCGCTCGGATTTCGCCCCGCAGGTTCTTCGCTTCTCTCTGAACTACCATTTCGGGGAGACGCTCCCCGTGCCGGCGCTGGCGGGCTTCAGCGCGCAGCCGCCCTCCGCCTGGACGCTCACGGACGGCGACCGCGTCAATTTTCACGCGCAAATCACTGAGGTCGCGCAGGGTTATCCGAAACTCCGCGCGGCCTGGGACGGGCCGAACAGCCTGTCGCGCGTCGGCGATCTACGCCAGACCAGCGACGTGACCCTTTATGGGGGCCTGCGCCTTTGGCAAGGGGCTGAACTCTGGATCAATCCGGAAATCGATCAGGGCTTCGGTCTCGGCAACACGCATGGCGCCGCAGGCTTCCCGAGCGGCGAATCCTATAAGCTCGGCTACGCCTTCCCTTACGTCCGCGTGCAGCGCGCCATTCTGCGCCAGCAGATCGACCTCGGCGGCGAGAAGCAGAAGGTCGAGGCGGACATCAATCAATTCGCAAATGAGATCACCGAGAACCGGCTGGTTTTCACGGCTGGCAAATTCTGCGTCGTCGACATCTTCGACACCAACAAATACGCCAATAACCCCAAGACCGACTTTCTCAACTGGGCGCTGATCAACGCCGGCACGTTCGACTATGCGGGCGACGCCTGGGGCTACACCTATGGCGCGGCGGCCGAATGGTATCAGGGCCGCTTCGCCGCGCGCGCCGGGATCTTTGACCTCTCGGCGACGCCGCAGGGCGCGGCGCTGAACGCCTCGTCCTACGGCCTCGATCCCAATCTGAGTCAGTTCCAGGTCGTCGGCGAGCTCGAGGAACGGCACGAGCTTTTCGGCCAGCCCGGCAAGCTGAAGGTCACCGGCTATCTGAGCCGCGGCCGCGCCGGCAGTTTCCAGGACGCTGTGAACATCAATGCGGGAACGGGCATAGACCCGAGCCTCGCGCTCGCGCTCGACCGCCGATTCCGCAATCGTCCGGGCGTGAGCCTCAATCTCGAGCAGCAGATCAACGACAGAGTCGGGTTCTTCGCGCGCGCGGGCTATGCGGACGGCGGCGTGGAGCCCTGGGACTTCGCGGACATCGACCGCACCGCGCAAGCGGGCGTTTCGATCCTCGGCAAGGATTGGGGGCGCCCAGACGACACCGTCGGCTTCGCGGTGGTCGTCAACGGTCTCGCCAATTCGCACGAGGCTTATTTCGCCGCGGGCGGCCTCGGCATCCTCATCGGCGATGGAGCGCTGCCCTCCTACCGGCTGGAGAAGATCGTCGAGTCCTATTACAATTACGCGTTGACGCCGAACATCAAGATCGGCCTCGACTATCAGGCCATCGTCGATCCCGCCTACGACGGGGCGCGAGGCCCTGCGAATATTTTGGCGGCCCGCCTGCATTGGCAGTTCTGA
- a CDS encoding beta-galactosidase, whose protein sequence is MTKQRLGVCYYPEHWPEDLWTEDARRMRDVGLSVVRIGEFAWSRLEPEDGRYDFDWLARAIDVLHEAGLRVVLGTPTATPPKWLVDKMPDMLARNAQGRPRGFGSRRHYCFSYEPYARECERIVTALAQAFGAHPAVVAWQIDNEYGCHDTVESYSPAAREAFRRWCEHKYGDIGALNRAWGNVFWSMELSRFDQIELPHLTVTEANPACLLDFKRFSSDQVAAFHRRQVEIIRRHSPSRDILHNFMGAFTAFDHFAVGRDLDVAAWDSYPLGFLERSHRDEAFKRRFMRVGDPDFQAFHHDLYRACGAGRLWIMEQQPGAVNWAPWNPLPAKGAVRLWSFEAFAAGAEVVSYFRWRQAPFAQEQMHEGLLLPNSEPNEAYHVARAVARELESIDAKVETECADVALVFDYDSAFAWEIEPQGQDFSYFDLILDFYGGLRKLGLNVDVVPPTPEAMARRKLIVAPALFASSAALTRAFSESGALVLLGPRSGSKTEDFQIPPGLPPGDFRPLVDVAIQRVESLRPGAQIPVEAAENGAFVRWREIIAAGAEAAVLLRCDDGAPALTRRERFLYLAGLPNDLLRDALLRRLANEAGLTLIDLPEHIRLRDNGPMRYVFNYGERDFDLSPILGEASLLLGERRLPPCGVALFRRPG, encoded by the coding sequence ATGACGAAGCAAAGGCTCGGGGTCTGCTACTATCCGGAACATTGGCCGGAGGATTTGTGGACCGAGGACGCGCGCCGGATGCGCGATGTCGGTCTCTCTGTTGTCCGGATCGGCGAGTTCGCCTGGTCGCGCCTCGAGCCGGAGGACGGGCGCTACGATTTCGACTGGCTCGCGCGCGCGATCGACGTGCTGCACGAAGCGGGGCTTCGCGTCGTCCTGGGCACGCCGACGGCGACGCCGCCCAAATGGCTCGTCGATAAAATGCCGGACATGCTCGCGCGCAACGCGCAGGGCCGGCCGCGCGGCTTCGGCTCAAGGCGCCATTACTGCTTCAGCTACGAGCCCTACGCCCGAGAATGCGAGCGCATTGTCACGGCGCTGGCGCAGGCCTTTGGCGCGCATCCGGCCGTCGTCGCCTGGCAGATCGACAATGAATATGGGTGCCATGACACGGTGGAGAGCTACTCGCCCGCCGCGCGTGAAGCCTTCCGTCGGTGGTGCGAGCACAAATATGGCGACATTGGCGCGCTCAATCGCGCCTGGGGCAATGTGTTCTGGTCGATGGAGCTCTCGCGCTTCGACCAGATCGAGCTTCCCCATCTGACCGTGACGGAGGCCAATCCGGCCTGTCTCCTCGATTTCAAACGTTTCTCGTCGGATCAGGTCGCCGCCTTCCATAGGCGGCAGGTCGAGATCATCCGCCGTCATTCCCCAAGCCGGGACATCCTTCACAATTTCATGGGCGCCTTCACCGCCTTCGATCATTTTGCGGTCGGGCGCGATCTCGACGTCGCCGCCTGGGACAGCTACCCACTCGGGTTTCTGGAGCGAAGTCATCGCGACGAGGCCTTCAAACGCCGGTTCATGCGGGTCGGCGATCCCGATTTTCAGGCCTTTCACCATGATCTCTACCGCGCCTGCGGGGCAGGGCGCTTGTGGATCATGGAGCAACAGCCCGGCGCCGTGAACTGGGCTCCGTGGAATCCGCTGCCGGCGAAAGGCGCCGTGCGGCTGTGGAGCTTCGAGGCCTTCGCGGCCGGCGCCGAAGTCGTGAGCTATTTTCGCTGGCGTCAGGCGCCTTTTGCGCAGGAGCAGATGCATGAAGGCCTGCTTCTGCCCAACAGCGAGCCCAATGAGGCTTATCATGTCGCCCGAGCTGTCGCTCGCGAGCTCGAGTCGATCGACGCCAAAGTCGAAACCGAGTGCGCGGATGTCGCGCTCGTCTTCGACTATGACAGCGCCTTCGCCTGGGAGATCGAGCCGCAGGGGCAGGACTTCTCCTATTTCGATCTGATCCTCGATTTCTACGGCGGCTTGCGGAAGCTGGGACTGAATGTGGACGTCGTTCCGCCGACGCCGGAGGCTATGGCTCGGCGTAAGCTCATCGTCGCCCCGGCTTTGTTTGCGTCGAGCGCGGCGCTCACGCGAGCATTCAGCGAGAGCGGCGCCTTGGTGCTGCTCGGGCCTCGCAGCGGCTCGAAAACTGAAGATTTCCAGATTCCGCCCGGGTTGCCGCCGGGCGATTTCCGTCCGCTCGTCGACGTCGCCATCCAGCGCGTCGAATCGTTGCGTCCCGGCGCGCAGATCCCTGTCGAGGCCGCGGAAAACGGAGCATTCGTCCGCTGGCGCGAGATCATCGCTGCGGGCGCGGAGGCGGCGGTTCTGCTCCGCTGCGACGATGGCGCGCCAGCGCTGACGCGGCGCGAGCGGTTCCTCTATCTCGCGGGCCTTCCCAACGATCTTTTGCGCGACGCTCTTTTGCGGCGCCTAGCCAATGAAGCGGGTCTTACCCTTATTGATCTCCCCGAGCATATTCGTCTGCGCGACAATGGACCCATGCGCTATGTCTTCAACTATGGCGAGCGCGATTTCGATCTTTCACCAATTCTGGGCGAGGCGTCCCTGCTGCTCGGCGAGCGGCGGCTCCCGCCCTGCGGCGTCGCGCTTTTCCGGCGTCCCGGCTGA
- the galK gene encoding galactokinase: protein MNCAIDLQSRFVERFGGAPRLFRAPGRVNLIGEHTDYNDGFVLPAAIDLATYAAVAPCDDRRFVVHSLAYNETVEFDLDAPPPAPRRHWSDYVFGVVLNLQREGFALCGADMMLAGDLPMGAGLSASAALEVVVGYALCDLCGVSIERKALALLCQRAENEFVGMRCGVMDQLISCCGVADHALLIDCRSLETRPAPLDPKAQLVICNTMVSHELASSEYNKRRAECERAVELLSPMLKGVRALRDVSPEQLALHGAVLPDVILRRARHVVTENARTLAAAQALEDGDLPSFGRLMNASHASLRDDYEVSCAEADVMVDLAQKREGVFGARMTGGGFGGSTLALVEAGAAEHFMTRIGEAYRKATGLTPQIFRATPSAGVQRVMVP from the coding sequence ATGAACTGCGCCATAGATCTCCAATCGCGCTTTGTGGAGCGCTTCGGCGGCGCGCCGCGGCTCTTTCGTGCGCCAGGGCGAGTCAATCTGATTGGCGAGCACACCGATTACAACGACGGCTTCGTCCTTCCCGCGGCGATCGATCTCGCGACCTACGCCGCGGTCGCGCCATGCGACGATCGGCGCTTCGTCGTTCATTCGCTCGCCTACAATGAGACCGTCGAATTCGATCTCGACGCTCCCCCGCCCGCGCCGCGCCGTCACTGGAGCGATTATGTTTTCGGCGTCGTTCTCAACCTGCAGCGCGAGGGTTTTGCGCTTTGCGGCGCCGATATGATGCTCGCGGGCGACCTGCCGATGGGCGCAGGACTCTCGGCCTCGGCGGCGCTGGAGGTCGTCGTCGGTTACGCGCTCTGCGACCTTTGTGGAGTGTCCATCGAGCGAAAGGCGCTCGCGCTTCTTTGTCAGCGGGCGGAGAACGAGTTCGTCGGCATGCGCTGCGGCGTGATGGATCAGCTCATCAGCTGCTGCGGCGTCGCCGATCATGCGTTGCTCATCGACTGTCGCTCGCTCGAGACGCGGCCGGCGCCGCTCGATCCGAAGGCGCAGCTCGTGATTTGCAATACGATGGTCAGCCATGAGCTGGCCTCGAGCGAATATAATAAGCGGCGAGCGGAGTGCGAGCGGGCGGTCGAGCTGCTCTCTCCTATGCTGAAGGGCGTGCGCGCGCTGCGGGACGTGTCGCCTGAGCAGCTTGCGCTTCATGGCGCGGTCTTGCCTGACGTGATCCTGCGCCGCGCTCGCCACGTGGTGACGGAGAACGCGCGCACGCTGGCGGCGGCGCAGGCTCTGGAAGATGGCGATCTCCCGTCTTTCGGGCGGCTCATGAATGCGTCGCATGCGAGCCTGCGCGACGATTATGAGGTAAGCTGCGCCGAGGCCGACGTGATGGTCGATCTCGCGCAGAAGAGGGAAGGCGTCTTCGGCGCGCGCATGACCGGCGGCGGCTTCGGCGGCTCGACGCTCGCTCTGGTCGAAGCGGGCGCCGCCGAGCATTTTATGACGCGCATCGGCGAGGCCTATCGCAAGGCGACGGGACTGACGCCGCAGATCTTTCGCGCGACGCCTTCAGCAGGCGTCCAACGAGTGATGGTCCCGTGA
- a CDS encoding UDP-glucose--hexose-1-phosphate uridylyltransferase, whose translation MSDFLQNAPHRRFNPLTGAWALVSPHRTQRPWRGQLEASAAETLPRRQPGCYLCPGEVRANGKRNPDYETVFVFDNDFPALLPDADGKAVEEGELLIARPETGFCRVLCFSPRHDLTLSRMETRDIASVVEAWRDEYVALGARDNVRYVQIFENRGAMMGASNPHPHCQIWASSSLPDEPLKEDQKQADYLARKGSCLLCDYLACERDAKERIICENDAFLVLVPFWAVWPFETMIISKRHFGGLEALTNAEVEALADVLKRLTTRYDNLFAAPFPYTMGLHPQPTDGRAYPHWHFHAHFYPPLLRSATIRKFMVGYEMLAAPQRDITPEQAAASLRASAEWFG comes from the coding sequence GTGAGCGATTTCCTGCAAAACGCGCCGCATCGGCGCTTCAATCCGCTGACGGGCGCCTGGGCGCTCGTCTCGCCGCATCGCACGCAGCGCCCCTGGCGTGGCCAGCTCGAAGCCTCGGCGGCCGAAACTCTGCCTAGGCGTCAGCCAGGCTGTTACCTCTGCCCGGGAGAAGTGCGCGCCAATGGTAAGCGTAACCCCGATTACGAGACCGTCTTTGTTTTCGACAACGACTTTCCGGCGCTGCTTCCGGACGCCGATGGCAAGGCCGTGGAGGAGGGCGAGCTTCTCATCGCTCGACCGGAGACAGGCTTCTGTCGAGTCTTGTGCTTCTCGCCGCGGCACGATCTCACGCTGTCGCGCATGGAGACGCGCGACATTGCAAGCGTCGTGGAGGCTTGGCGCGACGAATATGTCGCGCTCGGCGCGCGGGACAATGTGCGTTACGTGCAGATCTTCGAGAACCGCGGCGCGATGATGGGCGCGAGCAATCCGCACCCGCATTGCCAAATATGGGCGAGCTCGAGCCTTCCCGACGAGCCGCTCAAGGAGGATCAAAAGCAGGCCGACTACCTCGCGCGGAAGGGTTCTTGCCTGTTGTGCGATTATCTCGCTTGCGAGCGCGACGCCAAGGAGCGCATCATCTGCGAGAACGACGCCTTTCTCGTCCTCGTCCCCTTCTGGGCGGTCTGGCCTTTCGAAACGATGATTATCTCGAAGCGCCACTTCGGCGGCCTCGAAGCCTTGACGAATGCGGAGGTCGAGGCTCTGGCCGACGTGTTGAAACGGCTGACGACGCGCTACGACAATCTCTTCGCCGCGCCTTTCCCCTATACGATGGGGTTGCATCCCCAGCCCACCGACGGGCGCGCCTATCCGCATTGGCATTTTCATGCGCATTTCTACCCGCCGCTGCTGCGCTCGGCGACGATCCGCAAGTTCATGGTCGGCTACGAAATGCTCGCCGCCCCGCAGCGCGACATCACGCCCGAGCAGGCCGCCGCGAGCCTGCGCGCGAGCGCGGAGTGGTTTGGGTGA
- a CDS encoding helix-turn-helix domain-containing protein gives MSRRIRNLEGRLGAPLFIRSSSRVQLTPAGRQFAQRYAKIYCKFDFLKLE, from the coding sequence ATCAGCCGTCGCATTCGCAACCTGGAAGGTCGGCTTGGCGCACCGCTTTTCATTCGTTCCTCTAGCAGAGTACAGCTCACACCAGCTGGTAGGCAATTTGCTCAACGATATGCAAAGATTTATTGCAAATTCGACTTCCTAAAACTGGAGTGA
- a CDS encoding beta-class carbonic anhydrase — protein sequence MTILDEVMAANAKYASAFGDKGQLAMPPARRFAILTCMDARLDPAKYAGLSEGDAHVVRNAGGRASDDAIRSLVISHKLLGTLEWFVIHHTDCGMELFCDEVMGDLLEDNLSTASFDGKQWSNPKHGGGCSAGHFVKWLTIKSQEQSVTQDVARIRKHPLVPKDIPIYGYIYDVKTGCLNKVPSATEVGRAA from the coding sequence ATGACAATTCTCGACGAGGTGATGGCGGCAAACGCGAAATATGCCTCCGCCTTCGGAGACAAGGGGCAGCTGGCGATGCCGCCGGCAAGGCGCTTTGCAATTCTGACTTGTATGGACGCGCGGCTCGACCCGGCCAAATATGCTGGTCTTTCCGAGGGCGATGCGCATGTCGTGCGCAATGCGGGCGGGCGGGCATCCGACGACGCTATCCGCTCGCTCGTGATCTCTCACAAGTTGCTCGGAACGCTGGAGTGGTTCGTCATCCATCACACGGACTGCGGAATGGAATTGTTCTGCGACGAGGTGATGGGCGATCTACTCGAAGACAATCTTTCGACGGCTTCGTTCGATGGGAAGCAGTGGTCCAATCCGAAGCATGGCGGCGGTTGCTCGGCCGGCCACTTCGTCAAATGGCTCACGATCAAATCGCAAGAACAGAGCGTTACGCAGGACGTCGCGCGGATCCGCAAGCATCCGCTGGTCCCAAAAGACATTCCGATCTACGGCTACATCTATGATGTGAAGACCGGTTGTCTCAACAAAGTTCCCAGCGCCACTGAAGTCGGTCGCGCCGCTTAA